CCTGCGCTGGTTGCGCCTGATCCGCGACGACCTGCACGCCTTGGACACGGAGCTGCTCCTTTCCCTGGTCAGCCGGCGCCGCTGGCTGCCGGACTTCATCACACCCCGCCCGCTGGCCCGGATGCCGGACCTGGCCGAGGAACTGGCGACGGTCCGCCGCACCGACCCGGCGACGGTGGCGGCGGACCTCGCGGCCGCCTACCGCGACGAAGAGCTCCCGCCCACCCTCCAAGGCACCCCCGCAGAGGTCCGCGACCGCATCGCGGACATCCTGGAGTCGTACTGGCATCTGGCCCTAGCCCCTCACTGGCCGCGCATGCGCGGGGTCCTGGAGGCGGACATCCTGCACCGGGCCCAGCTCCTGGCCGAGGGCGGTGCCGCCGCGCTCTTCGGCAGCCTCCACTCCAACGTGCAGTGGGACTCGGGGATTCTGCGCCTGCACCGCATGACAGCCCCACACCGCGTGGAGTCCGGCCGGGGCCTGACCCTGTGCCCGACCCTGTTCGGCCGCAGGGCCACCGCCCCCATCGGTGACGTACCGCGCGTCGCCTACCCGGCCCGGGGCGTCGCCACCCTGTGGGAGACGGTCACCGCCCCCGCCCCGGACGCCCTGGGCTCCCTGATCGGCCCCCGCAAGGCCGCCGTCCTCGCGGCCCTGGACACCCCCACCACCACCGCCACCCTCGCCCGCCGCCTGTCGATCACCCCGAGCGCCGTCTCCCAGCACCTCGCTACCCTGCGCACCACCGGCCTGGTGACCCGCGCCCGCGTCGGCCGCGTGGTCCTGTACGGCCGAAGCGATCTGGGGGAGCGACTGCTGGGCGGCTGACGGGGCCCCGGGCCCGCAACCACTGCAGGGGCCACTGGGGGCAGACGGCCGCGAGCTCCTCGGTCTCTGCCGGGTTGTTCCGGCCCAGTGCGGCGAGAGCCTGGTCCAGCCGGAATGCGAGGAGTTGGTAGCGGATGTCGGTGTTGCCGTACGCACCTGACAACAGCTTCGTTCGCGTCCGGTGCAGTTCCGTGGGGGGTGTCATCGGGGGATCTCTCCTGAAGGTTGAGTGGTCTCGTACGTGGGTGAGGGGTGGCATCCGGGGCGGCCGGGCTCAGTGCCGGCGGCTGCCCCGGGCCGGAGAAGGGACGAAGCGGCCCGCCGGGGAGGGCGGGCAGCTTCGTGGTGAGGGCCGGAACACGCCGCTCGGGGTGAGGTGTTACTGGTGTGGGGTGTCGGTGACCACGAGGAACTGGTCGCTGTGCAGGTCCATGACGACCCGTGCACGGGTGCCTTGGGCCTGCAGAGCCGCGGCGTGAGCGTCGGCGGGCCACGATCCGTACGGGCCGCCGGCAGGGAAGCGCTCCAGTACAGTGCGCTGCCGGCGGTCCGCCACCGGGGGCGGCTTCGTGGCGCTGGCTGCGGCGGTCACGGGTCGGTGTCCTCGAAGGTTCCGAGGTCGCCGATCATGTCGTCCATCGCGCGGGTGACGGCGGCCCGGGTTTCGGGCCGGGTGGCATTCAAGACGGCCTTGTTGCGGAGTGGAGGTGGCGGCTCCGCCGACTTGAGTCAACCCATCCAGGGACACTGGCAGAGTTGTACGGAACTCCTAGCCGCCCCCGTAGGACGTCATCGACCAGATGGCAGGCGCGTACGCGAACGCCGGCAGACGCGGCTGCTGTCGCCGGGGCGAGTGCGCCGCGAGATCCGGCGACCGCAATCAGCAAGGGAAAGAGGGAACGTGATCAGCCGTCGCCGTCCAGCTCACGGATCCGCTTCAGTATGAGGTCCGCAGCGAAGGTGACGGCCTCATCAGGGTCGGGGGTCAGCAACAGATTGGGCCCGCGCTCCGGGTAGGGGACCACGCCGTAATGACGCTCGATCGCGGTGATCATGGGGAACCACTCGACATTCCTGCGCGGATCGAAGAAGTCGCCGTACTGAGACACGGTCAGCATGAACACAGACAGACCTGGATAGAGCGGCTGATACGTTGCATTGCGCCGGGCCGCGTTGAGCAGGAGCCACATCGATTCCGTGAACCGGTCATCCGGATCATGAGGCGGCTCGTGGTGGCGAAGCAAGTTTTCCCACTCCTCTTCACTCTGCATGGCCTGAGCCTGCGTTCCGGGCTGCGCACCCGTCAACGCCGCTCCACCGCTGTATGGAGGGGAGTTGACCAACCTCTGGCCCACTGTCGGCCGGCTCACCGCGTGGCTGGACGAGGACGACTCGTTTGACGACTGGGTCGCGGCCCTCGCCTAAAGAGTCCGGTGAAGTCACCCGCCCTTACATCGGCATGACCGGACAAAGCCCACGCAAGGGAGTAACGCACGACCGTGCCGGTGCGTCTGCCCGAACACACCGATGTGGTCATCGCGGCGACGGGCGCCACGGAATCGCTCGCCCCGCTCGAAGCCGAGCCGCCGGTTACCGCGCGAGGCGAAGTCCACGGCCGGTGACGTCGTCGTTACTGGGCAGCAGCCAAGCGCCGCCGGTTCCTGCCCGGTCGATTCCGGCCGAGGTCAGCTGAAAGCCCAGCCGGTGCCAAGCGACGATAGGGCCGCGCTCGGTGGCAAGGAAATTGCCCTGGGATTCGTCAAGAATGAGCTGAGTGATCTCGGCTGATTTACCGGTGCGGGCAGAGAGATCGAGAGCCTCCTCTCCCGGTGAGACGGTGGCCAAGTTGACGTAGCGGCGCTCCGAGATCGAGACCACTTTCGAGGCGACGACGAGGATGTCTCCGTCCTGCAGATGCTGCTCGGTCTCGGCGAGTACACGGATGATCGCGGTGGCGAGGTCGTCGCCGGGTTCGATGACGGGAAAAGGCCCGAGGGCGAGCGCGGTGAAGGCATCGGTGGGGGTGTTCATGTGGGGGTCGCCGGGCGGGGTCGTCGGTCAGGGGACGGTGGCGAACCGCAGGGCGCGAATCGGTGTGAGGGCCAGCCGTAGTGGTGGCAGTACGAGCAGGCAGGCGCCGATCGCCAAGGTGGTGCGCAACCCCAGCGCGGTGCCAGCGGATCCTGCGAGCAGCGCGGCGAAGGGGCGCAGCCCGAAAGCGGTCCATTGGCCGGTTGCTTGCATGCGGCCCTGCATGTCAGGTGCGCAGGCTCGCTGACGGACCGTGCGCTGGGTCAGGCCGTGCGTGACCGCGCCGAAGAGCTGGACGAACAAGCCTCCACCAACGGTGAGTTGACCGGCGAGTCCCGGATGGGCGAGGAGGAGCGGCAGCTGGCTGGTGGGCGCCAGAGTGAGTGCAGTGATCATGACCCGGCCTGCCCCGAGCCATTCGGTGAGGTGTGGGGTGGCGAGCGAGGCAAGGAATCCGCCGCTCGCGCCGACGCTCATGACAAGCGCGAATGCCTGTGCCGACCAGTGGAGTTCGCGGATGAGGTAGACGACCCAGATCGCGCTGGTGCCGGCGAGGACGGTGGAGGTGATCGCGTTGGTGGTCACGAGGGGGCCGATGACGGGGTGGCGCCAGGTGTAGGCGAGGCCGGCTCGGATCTCGCGGCGCAGTGAGGGGGCTTCTGTGCGTGGGGGCGGGGCGGTCTCGGGGGTGTGGATGCGCAGGGTGCACCAGGCGGTGACGAGGTAGGAGACGGAGTCTGCGGCGACCGCGCGGGCGGCGCCGATCACGCCGATCAGTGCTCCGGCGAGGGCCGGTCCGCCGATGTCGGCCAGCGTATTGGCGCTGGCGAGTTTGGCATTGGCCTCCAGGAGTCGGTCCTCCGGCAGAAGCTGGGGGATGTAGGACAGGCCCGCCGATGCTCCGAGCACATGGCAGGAGCCGACCACGAAGGCCGCCGCCCACAGCTGGGTGAGGGTCAGCCTGCCGAAGGCGGCTGCCAGGGGAATGGATCCCATCGCCACTGCGCAGACCAGGCTGGTGGCGACCATCAGGGGGCGCTTGCGGACCCGGTCGCACCAGGCGCCGGCAGGCAGTGCAAACAGCAGGGGCGGTGTCTTCTGTACGGCGGCGAGCACGGCGGCCTGCCAGGTCGTGGCGTGCAGCGTGATGACCGCGACCAGCGGGATGGCCACCGAGCTGAGCGAGGAGCCGAGCACATCGGTGGCTTGGCCCGTCCAGTAGAGGCGGAAGTCCCGGTGGCGCCACAGGCTCGTACGCGGGGACGGCTTCATGTACCCGCGCTTCCTGAGTCGGATGACGGCGTCGTGCGGCGGGCGTAGGGGGTGAAGTGCGCCGGCGGATGGTCGATGGGAAGGTCGGGGCGCCAGGCGGCGAGGATCTGGGCGCTGCACTCGAACAGCCCGTCGGGCAGCTCATCGAGCGGCCACCAGGCCCAGTCGCCGATGCTTTCGTCCGGCTGGGTGGCGGGTTCGTTCTGCCAGGCGGTGACGAGGGCGCCCACGGTGACGCGTACGACGTTGCCGACGTGATCGACGAGGGTGCCCAGGAGCACGATGTCCTGGGGTCGCGCGGAGATGCCGGTCTCCTCGGCCAGCTCGCGCACGACCGTCTCCTCCAGGCATTCGCCGACCTCGACGGATCCGCCCGGCAGCTCGAGTGTGCCGCGTTGGTGGCGGCCCAGGAGCAGACCGCGGTCGCCGAGAACGATGGCGCCCACGCCGATCGCCGCGTGCGGGACGGGCGGGCGACGTGTGCGGGGACGGCTGGTGATCTGCGCGGGCAGAACGGTCCTGCGGCGGGCCTGGATGAGCTGGCAGATCACCGGGTTGTCCGGCTCGGGCGCAGGGAGCTGGGTGATCGCCTCCACCGTGAATCCGTAGTCCGTCAGGAGGTCTTCCCACACCTGCGTGGTCAGCACCCAGGTCTGCAGCGGTTGTCGCTCCATGCCCTTGAGGCCGACCGTCTCCTCGCGCGGGGCCACGGTGGCAGAGGGACCGTGCCCGTGCAGATTGGTGTGCAGCACGGAGAAGACGAGAGGAGCGCCGGGGAGCAGTCCGTTGCGGAGCGCGGGCAGTGAGATGTGCGGGTCGATTCCGGCCAGCGTGCAGATGCCGTACGCCGCGTCGTACGGCTGCGAATTCTGAAGGTGCTCCATCACGTCCGCGTTCAGGAACCGGACGCCGGGTACGTCGCCGAAGTGCCCGGTGGCGCGCCGGTGTTGGGTGGGTGAGAGTTCGACCGCGTCGACGCGTGCGCCGTGACGCCGGGCGAGGTGGACGGCGTAGTGGCCTGCTCCGGAGCCGATGTCCAGGACCCGTTTTCCGGCTACGGGGCCGAGTACGTCGTCGCCGGGGCCGACGCCGTCCCAGAAGCCCCAGCGCAGCTGTTCGGGCAGGGGTGGCATGTAGGACCGGTCGAGTTGGAACTGGCCGTAGGCAGTCCAGGTCTCGGGGTTGGGGTACGCCTCGACAGGCATGGGAACTCCAAGAGGGGGAGGGGTGGGGTCAGGCGGGACCGGTGACGAGGTAGTGCGGGCCGCTGCCGGCGCGGGCGCGTTCGACGGCCTCCAGGCGGGCGAACGCCTTCTTGCCCATCAGACGTTGCCACTCGTCGAGGCCATGGATCGCCCACAGGTCGTGCTCGGCCGGATCGAGGCGGATCTGCCGCAGCCGCTCGGCGGTCAGGGTGCCGCCGTCGAAGATGAAGCCGATCTTGCCCATGGGCCAGCGGGGCCCGGGGTGGAGGTAGTGCATGAGCAGCAGGCGGGGGTGGCCCTGGCCGAGCTGGAGCCCGGTTTCCTCGGCGGTCTCACGGCGCGCGGTCTCCAGAGGGTCCTCGCCGGAGTCGGTGTTCCCGCCGGGAAACTGCCAGGCTCGACCGCCGTACACCGAGCGCAGCTGAACGGGCCGTTCGTGGTCGTCGCGCACGTAGAAGCAGGCGTACACCGTGTGGTGCGGAACGGTCTGGACGTACGCCTCGGCGGACAGCGGCATGGGTTGGCCCGCGAGCGCCGGCCGGTGATCGAACTCGATCGCGAGCGGTCCCAGCGCCTCCTTCTCGGGCGGGTAGATGAGGCGCAGGTTGGCGAGTTGCTCCTCGCGCGTGGCGTCGGGGTCGATGCGGGAGGTGTCCTCCGCGGCGAGCAGCTCGGCGAACGAGGCGTACGGCGTGATGCGCGTGGCCCTCACGTCGAGTTCGCGCCCCGACTCCTCGCCATGGAACACAAGCACGTCGCCGACCGCGACGCGTGTCATCCGGGGCGTGCGCACCCGGACTTCGATGGTCTTGCGGCCGGACTCCACCTGGGCGTAATACCGCTCGTACAGGCCCAGCCGGTGCTGCGGCAGGATCAGCTCGGGGACCGGATCACTCATGGGCGTTCACCTTCTCAGGCTGCAGGGCCGGGGTGTCGGCGACGTCGGAGCGCCAGGTCCACACGAGCCGGCTGTGGGTCTTGTCCACCACGTGGCCTGCGGGCAGCTCGCCGTCCGGAGTTCCGGCGGGATGCACCGCCAACTCGGGGTATCCACGGGCGCGTTCGTGGGCGTCCCAGCGTCGTACGGCGGCGGCGAGCTGTTCGGCAAGGGCGCGCCCGGAGGGTCCGAAGCCGTGGGCCAGGAACTCTGCCCGGCGCTCTTCGGGTGTGGGGCCTTCCTGGACGGGGATGAGGGTCAGGTAGGCGAGGGAGTCGTCCACTGTGATCGCGGCGGCGTCCGAGCCCCCCGGGAGCGTGGTGATGCCACTGTCTGTTTCACGGTTGCGGGCGAGGCGGCAGAAGCCGGGCAGCGTGGTGGCGAGGAAGAGCTGCAGAGTCTCGAACGACTCGTTGCCGGCCACGCTCACGCCGGTGGCCACTTCGTGGCGCGCGCCCGCGAGAGCTTCGTCCAGACCGGCGGGTTGGGCGGGTGCGCCGTCGGGGAACCGCAGTTGCAGTTCGCCGGAGGCGAGGTCGACGACGGGGACGGTGCGGGCAGCGGGACCGCGGTCGCGGACGAACCCGCAGAACTGGAAGTCCGTGGCCCGCAGCACCCGGCCCTGCTTGCGGAAGGCGGTGGCACGCGTGTACCCGTGCACTTCCAACGGGAGCACAAGATAACGGCCGTCGGCGAGCTGGTCGCGCCAGGCGGGGGCAATGTCCCAGCAGTTGTAAGTGATCACCGACGCGTCGAAGCCACCGCGGGGCATGTGCTCGGCGGCGCCGTCGCTGGCAGATCCGAGCAGCGCGGTGACGCGACCGCTGCCGGCCTCACCGGTCAGCCGGCGTGTACGGCGCACGACCCATGGGGCGAGGTCGGCGGTGATCACGCGGCCGGCCTGGCCCACGATGTGCGCGATCAGTTCGGCGTTGTAGCCGCCCGATCCGCCCTCGAAAACCGTCATCCCCTCGGTCAGACGCAGGTACTCGGCCATGCGGGCCTGGAGCCAGGCCGCGGACACGGAACTAGTCGGCTGGGCAAGGCTGTTGTGCTCGGTCACTACGGCCAGGTCGCTGTGGTACGCGGTCCGCAGAGGGCTCTCGGGCGTGAAACGGTGCCGCGGCACCGCACGCAGCGCCCGCTGAACCGGCAGGGAGGGAGC
The sequence above is drawn from the Streptomyces sp. NBC_01465 genome and encodes:
- a CDS encoding ArsR/SmtB family transcription factor, producing MIEMFLNVDDLAHVRFAISPLQETSFSLWALHYPGEFPLHLRWLRLIRDDLHALDTELLLSLVSRRRWLPDFITPRPLARMPDLAEELATVRRTDPATVAADLAAAYRDEELPPTLQGTPAEVRDRIADILESYWHLALAPHWPRMRGVLEADILHRAQLLAEGGAAALFGSLHSNVQWDSGILRLHRMTAPHRVESGRGLTLCPTLFGRRATAPIGDVPRVAYPARGVATLWETVTAPAPDALGSLIGPRKAAVLAALDTPTTTATLARRLSITPSAVSQHLATLRTTGLVTRARVGRVVLYGRSDLGERLLGG
- a CDS encoding coenzyme F420-0:L-glutamate ligase, coding for MNTPTDAFTALALGPFPVIEPGDDLATAIIRVLAETEQHLQDGDILVVASKVVSISERRYVNLATVSPGEEALDLSARTGKSAEITQLILDESQGNFLATERGPIVAWHRLGFQLTSAGIDRAGTGGAWLLPSNDDVTGRGLRLAR
- a CDS encoding MFS transporter, whose product is MKPSPRTSLWRHRDFRLYWTGQATDVLGSSLSSVAIPLVAVITLHATTWQAAVLAAVQKTPPLLFALPAGAWCDRVRKRPLMVATSLVCAVAMGSIPLAAAFGRLTLTQLWAAAFVVGSCHVLGASAGLSYIPQLLPEDRLLEANAKLASANTLADIGGPALAGALIGVIGAARAVAADSVSYLVTAWCTLRIHTPETAPPPRTEAPSLRREIRAGLAYTWRHPVIGPLVTTNAITSTVLAGTSAIWVVYLIRELHWSAQAFALVMSVGASGGFLASLATPHLTEWLGAGRVMITALTLAPTSQLPLLLAHPGLAGQLTVGGGLFVQLFGAVTHGLTQRTVRQRACAPDMQGRMQATGQWTAFGLRPFAALLAGSAGTALGLRTTLAIGACLLVLPPLRLALTPIRALRFATVP
- a CDS encoding bifunctional class I SAM-dependent methyltransferase/NUDIX hydrolase: MPVEAYPNPETWTAYGQFQLDRSYMPPLPEQLRWGFWDGVGPGDDVLGPVAGKRVLDIGSGAGHYAVHLARRHGARVDAVELSPTQHRRATGHFGDVPGVRFLNADVMEHLQNSQPYDAAYGICTLAGIDPHISLPALRNGLLPGAPLVFSVLHTNLHGHGPSATVAPREETVGLKGMERQPLQTWVLTTQVWEDLLTDYGFTVEAITQLPAPEPDNPVICQLIQARRRTVLPAQITSRPRTRRPPVPHAAIGVGAIVLGDRGLLLGRHQRGTLELPGGSVEVGECLEETVVRELAEETGISARPQDIVLLGTLVDHVGNVVRVTVGALVTAWQNEPATQPDESIGDWAWWPLDELPDGLFECSAQILAAWRPDLPIDHPPAHFTPYARRTTPSSDSGSAGT
- a CDS encoding NUDIX domain-containing protein, which codes for MSDPVPELILPQHRLGLYERYYAQVESGRKTIEVRVRTPRMTRVAVGDVLVFHGEESGRELDVRATRITPYASFAELLAAEDTSRIDPDATREEQLANLRLIYPPEKEALGPLAIEFDHRPALAGQPMPLSAEAYVQTVPHHTVYACFYVRDDHERPVQLRSVYGGRAWQFPGGNTDSGEDPLETARRETAEETGLQLGQGHPRLLLMHYLHPGPRWPMGKIGFIFDGGTLTAERLRQIRLDPAEHDLWAIHGLDEWQRLMGKKAFARLEAVERARAGSGPHYLVTGPA
- the fxlM gene encoding methyltransferase, FxLD system translates to MFTTQDEWNRGYAEGRRYRPLADDERSLLAQHVPVPDEGRALDVGCGAGELALYLASMGYAVDAVDWADAAFPSTDAHLDDPSHRAVSWQQLDIERANLSTLHSDGYDLIVLRMVYAFLRDRTRLTRTLGGRLRKNGALVVITPLAATTPAERRGVALDEDEVAHLMSMWGQAQRFDATGMAVLVLRGLKKPAVHITSIPPPQPSSVTEVRTVVTDAQGRVLLGRSQQGWELPGASAVPGEGFEDTAVRALAEQTGVVAEPGDAHVLGVHLDAPGGLARSSIVVRISAHTGQDQHLKPEQFGQVGWHPLHALRRLDRLSAADARALDLIWPGVLPYVPSAPMYLVDSVCPPVPGEPVEAVERRERMADRVIAGGWAPSLPVQRALRAVPRHRFTPESPLRTAYHSDLAVVTEHNSLAQPTSSVSAAWLQARMAEYLRLTEGMTVFEGGSGGYNAELIAHIVGQAGRVITADLAPWVVRRTRRLTGEAGSGRVTALLGSASDGAAEHMPRGGFDASVITYNCWDIAPAWRDQLADGRYLVLPLEVHGYTRATAFRKQGRVLRATDFQFCGFVRDRGPAARTVPVVDLASGELQLRFPDGAPAQPAGLDEALAGARHEVATGVSVAGNESFETLQLFLATTLPGFCRLARNRETDSGITTLPGGSDAAAITVDDSLAYLTLIPVQEGPTPEERRAEFLAHGFGPSGRALAEQLAAAVRRWDAHERARGYPELAVHPAGTPDGELPAGHVVDKTHSRLVWTWRSDVADTPALQPEKVNAHE